From Anaplasma ovis str. Haibei:
TCCGCTCCTGAATCATGATTAGCTGCGCAACTTTCTGCCTCGCAACCTTGGCGGAGTTATAGTCAACGTCCACAGGAGGTAGCGGCTCAAGCAGGATATCACCAACCTTTACATCCTCCTTACCATCAGCAACCGCATCAGAGATCTTGATCAACTTGTATTTATTCACCTCACCAGGCAAGATACCATACTGCTCGCTATCGAAGCTCATATCATCATTAACTACCAGAGCCTGCCTGGAGAGAGAGATCACACCCGTCTTTCTGTCTATTGACGCTTTGATCTTACAGTCACCATACTTGCTGCGACTCACAAGTTCCAAAGCCTGCTCTATCGCATCCACCACCATTTCCAGATTCAGACCCTTCTGCTCCGCAACGTCCCGAGCAACCCTGATTAGCTCCAGATTATCAAAATTATACAGATTCACCATAAAACCCCTTGCACGAGCCCGAAACGCCTATTACACCTTGATGGTAGAAGCGGCGCTTTTACGCAACACGCCACGGCGATTCTACTTATGAGGCCAATTTGAGTCAAGACATTTCTCCACCCTAAAAAGCAGAAGTGGAATAGGGTATCTCAGCCACAGAGCCGCATAAGGACTACCTTGCCTGCTACCTGCAGAATATATGGGAGCATTAACACCCAGCTAACCCTTCCCGCAAAAAGCGCACCTGGCGCCCAAAAATGCTCTGATGACGGCAAAATCACACGGAGTCGCAGGTATAGCATCACACCATGCACAAACCCCCTCAGCCCGTTGCGGCCCTTCTCTTCTCGCCCAATATCAGAATCGCGGGAGTGAACAACAGCGTGATGATCGTGGCAAGCAGTAGCCCCACAGAAGTTGTGGTAGACAACTCAAACCACATTTGGCTGGATGGGGAATCGTACAGGATTCGCCTACCTAGAAAGTCTATGCTTACCCTCAAAACCATGGGTAGAAGACCTAAAACTCCTGTGATAACGGTCAAAAATATTGGCCTCAGCCTGGAAAGCGCAGATTTCAATATGGCATCCTTCCTGTCTGACAACGTCTTACAGTTTTCTCGGTAAGCATCCACGAGCAATATGTTGTTATTAACCACTATACCGGAAAGCACAATGATGCCAACCCCGCCCATGACGACCCCAAATGCTTTGTAGGTAACCAAAAACCCCAAAAATACACATGTGGTGGATAAAAACACTGCAGTCATCACCACTGCAACGTAGTAGAAGCTGTTCAGCTCTCCTACCAAGACTAACACCATCAGAAGTAGGACTAAACAGAATGCTGTTATCAAAAACTCCTTGGATTCTTCCTGACTTTCTATATCCCCAAGAAAACTGGCCGTGATATTGGAACCAATTTGCTGATCTAAAATATTTTTGAGGTACTCTACTCGCTCACTCACAAGATACCCCGGCAGCAAGTTGGAATAGATGGTAAGCGACCTTAATCCATCCACCCGTTTTATCACATCCGCTCCATGTCTCACTTTTCCATCGACAAAATAGGAGACCGGAACAGCCCCGTGTACGGTATTTATAGACAGGCGGTCCAATCCTTTCAGTGATCTATCACCCTCATGAAACCTGGCCAAAATGTCTATGCCATCTTTGGCCCCTTCTGGGTAATATTTGCCTACAATCGTGCCACTTGTTAGCAACTTGACGAACTGCCCTACCAATACCACATCCGCACCGAATGAGATTGCTTTCTTTCTGTTTATATCAACACTCCACTCGGCTCCCGTAAGTAGGTTATCGCGCGTGACCCCAGTAAAACCTTGAGATTTACCCATCGCAGATACTAAGACATTGGCAGCGGATTCTAGATCCTCAACACTTTCACCCCTCAGGTTCACCTCCAGCGGCTTACCCTTGTTTGGCTTCATGCTATCACCCTTAACGTCAAACGTTACCCCGGCAATATCCCGCAACCGCTCGATAATCTCCCTTAGCAACACGGTGGACTTCTTGCGCAGGTACCAATCCTGAAATTCGATGTTAATTGCACCAATCACCCTACTGTTCCATGGATCATCCAAGCCGTGCCCAACCAGCGCATAGAGAAGCTTAATCCCCTCCACGCCCGCAATTTTCTCCTCAGCGCATCTAATTATTTCATCTTTTTCCTGCAACGAAAGGTTGCTGTCGCTTTTTACTTCTATAACGGCGCGGTCAGGCTCGATCTCGGGGAAGAATTCCATCCCAGGACCTATAGTAAAATACGCTATTGTAGCTAGCATCAGAGACCCGACTGTGGCACACACAAACTTTTTTGGGTGATCAAGCACAACACGTAATACCTTAGCGTACAAGCGTGTTGCACTGCCTAGTTTACTAATATCTAAATCTTCTATCGCGTTGATCTTTGACACATCTTCCTCAGACGTCGCCGAAGGCTTACCGAACATAGAGCCCAACACTGGAGTAAACACTATGGCCATAATCCAAGACCCCACTAACGTGGAGATTGAAACTACTGGTATGTGCTTCATAAACTCACCAATAATTCCAGGCCAAAACAGCAGGGGAATGAAAACCGCCAGCCTGGTCATGGTGGATGAGGCTATGGGCCAAAACATCTTAAAAGATGCCAACTTATACGCTGATGTCCTATCCAGCCCGTATACCATCTTCCGGTCCGCATATTCACTCACCACTATAGCGTCATCCACCAACATTCCCACAACCATGATCAGGGTGAACAGTATGACGATGTTGAGGGTGTACCCCATGACGTATATGACAACAATCCCCAGCAGAAATGAGACTGGTATGGAAAGAGCAACCAGAATGGCTGTGCGCACACCCATAAATGCCATCATTACCAACATAACCAGCAGCACAGAAAATGCTACTGTGTTTTCAAGCTCGTGCAGGATAGCTGACACCTCTTGGGACTGATCCTGTATAAAAAGCAGCGATACCCCTTCCGGTAGGAACTTACTTGCACCCTTCAACAGAGCGGTAACGTGCTCAACAACTTCGGAAATATTGCTCCCACCCTTCTTCGAGATTTCCAATACAACGCACCGCTGTCCATTAATTCTGGCAAACTCTTTCGCGTCTTCCAAAGCCAACTTCACCTTTGCAACATTGCCGATAGTGACAACGGCATCACCGCGCGCCTTTAGTACTACATCTAAAATCTGTTTACGGCTGTCTAATAGGCCATTAACCTTTATTTTATGGCTACCAACCTCCGATTCAAGCACACCATAATCCACAAACGCGTGGTTTCTCGCTATCGCCTGCGCCATGTCTGTCAGCTGTATTCCATGGTGGTCCATAAGCTCTGGAATTAGATCCAGCTCTACAACGTCCTTACGCAGACCAACAGCATTTACCTTAAAAACGTCACTCAGGGCCTCAATTCTGTACTTTAGCTCGCGTGCTACAGAGCACAAAGACCTAGTTGGCAAATCCCCAGCAACAGCCACACTGAGTACGGGCAGCAAACCTAGATTCCGCTCCTCAGCCAGGAGTGAGGTAACATTTCTTGGAAGCTTTGGGCGCACCACATCAAGCCGGGCTCTGACGTCTTCCACGGCGGCTTTTATATCCGAACCATGGCGAAACTCAAGCACCATGCTGACAACACCATCCCGCACTATGGAGACAACCCTCTTAACCCCAGAAACCGATCGTATCTCTCTCTCAATGGGCAGGGCCAATAACACCTCGGCCAGTTCTGCTGGCACGCCCTCCATAGCAGCGGTGACGTTAATAACCGGAGCTCTGACCCCAGGAATTTTCTCACGCGGCAGTTTGTAGTAAAAGTATGCCCCGGCTATGGAAACAACAAACAAAACGAATAGGGTAAGCCTACTCTTCTCCAAAAAGAACCCTGAAATCCTACTCACGACAACCACACCGTTCTGTCAACACACTACGCATTTGAGGGGCTCGCAACTGGAGCCCAAGCGCATCATTCTGCGGTCCCCCCCCCCCAACACACACAACACACCCAAAGGTGGTGAGCATCAGTCAATATAACTAGCACAAATTCCGAGAAGATATAACCCCCTATAATGGGTAACCAACGTTTAATAGTAAGTTTTCTGCTTACAAAATTGCTGATTCTACAACCAACTTGCCTCCCTACCTGCGTTCAATGTACCTACAGGCGAGTATAGAGGCTTCGTACAGCAATAACATAGGAATTGCGAGACCTATCTGACTTATCACATCGGGAGGAGTCAAAATTGCAGCCAAGGTAAATATAACCACAATTGCGACCCTGCGTTTTCCCGCCAAAATTTTTGACGAGATCAGGCCCATCCTAGCCATCATGGTGAGTATTACGGGCAGCTGGAACGCCATGCCAAAGGCAAACATTAGCTGCAATACTAAATCCAGGTATTCGCTCACAGATGGCATAAAGTCTATGGGTACACCAACTGAAGCATCTCTATTCTCGAAACCCATAAAAAACTTCCATGCCAACGGAAATATGTAGTAGTACACCATAGCTGCACCGGCAGTGAATAGGACCGGCGCGGCTACTAGATACGGCAGTAAAACCCTTTTTTCCTCCTTGTACAGGCCGGGAGCAAGGAACATATAAAGTTGCCAGGTAAAAACAGGAAATGAAAAAAATAGCGCGGCAGTTGCACCTACTTTTACATATACAAAAAAGGCTTCGGTGAGGCCTGTGTATATAAGAGAAAAGTCTTCATTATCACCTGCAAGCTCCACCAAGGGGACTAGCAGGAACTCATATATCTTATCGGAGAACAGATAGCAGACGATAAACATTCCTATAAAACACATGACGGAGAATACAATCCTTCTCCGGAGTTCACAAAAATGCCCTGCTAATGACATGTTACCCGTATCCATTGGATGCACCACAATTGTAAGAGTATAGGGGAATTGTGACATACTTGAGGAAATTTACCAAGTAGTCCGCACAGCGGCACAATCACACATTCCCCGCCTACCTGTGGTAGACCGATCGCTCCTAACCACGTTTTCTAACTGTAATTCCGGTGCACGTAAGACTCAACTATCTCGAGAAACTCCCCAAGCACGTTTTCACCCTGGAGCGTGCAGAGCTTTTTTCCGTCCTCATACACGGCAGCAACCTCTCTTTCCCCGTTTCCGGGAAGACTGATGCCCAAATTCGCGTGTTTGCTCTCACCGGGCCCATTGACCACGCATCCCATGACTGCAACCGTCATGTTGACCACACCGGGGTTGCTTTTTCTCCAAACCTGCATACGCTTCTCTATGTAGTCGTTCACTCCGCTTACTAACTTCTGAAAGTAAGGGAAATTTGTGCGCCCACAACCTGGACAGGAAGTCGTCTGGGCGGAGAAAAACCGCAGACCTATAGCCTGCAGAATCTCCTTACATACCCTAACTTCCTGTGCCCTATCCTCTCTAGAAGTGGACGTCAGCGACACCCTTATAGTATCACCTATGCCCATAAGCAAGAGGTGTGCTATCCCGGCTGTACTGCTGACTATACCTTTCAATCCAGTGCCTGCTTCGGTTAACCCCAAATGGAGAGCGTAGTTGGCAGACTTGGATAAGGCAGAGTACACCGCCACCAGGTCACGCACTTTGCTGGTTTTACAGGAAAGCACTATTCTATCACGCGGCATGCCTATACGTTCCGCAAGCTCGGCACTTTGAAGAGCGGACATCACTAGGGCTTTTCTCATCACCACGTTATCCGGGTACGGATTCGCCAGAGATGCATTATCACCCATAAGCTTGCCTATCAAGGCCTTATCTAGGCTCCCCCAGTTGACTCCTATCCGAACTGGAATATCATGCTTTATTGCGTACTCTATGACAGATTCAAAATTCCTATCTCGTCTGTCGCCAAAACCTACATTTCCCGGATTTACCCTTATTTTCCCAAGAAACGCTGCATAATCCGGGTACTTGCCCAGTAATCCTGCGACCTCATATTGGCCACAACCAACAACCATTTTCTCATCGAAGCCATGGCTGACTAAATGCTCAACAATCTTGGGAATGCTTTTTATAGACTCCTCAGAATTTATGGCAACCCTTATAAGCTCAGACCCCTCCATTGCGAGACAGAGAATTTCCTCCAGGTCGGAAGAGAGGCTTCCAGAACCCCCAAGAGCCATAGATTGCACCACTACAGGGTTGCCACCACCTATGACAACCCTACCTACTCTAACCGCACAGCTGACCCGCGCCGTGTGTGGCGACCCAACAACAGACTCAAACTCCGCTACACCCAAAGCGGCACGACAATCGACCACTATACCCCTCCTCTACGGGAGTGCATGCTAGTCCATGTACTGTATGATGTAGTCGTCTTCATATTCGTCGTCATCGAACTTCCAGGAATCCAGAAAGTCCCTACCGACAACTCCTGTCTCCCCACTTCCGGCAGTGTGCGTCTTCCCCCTGGTACTCGCACCCTTGTCATCCTTTGTGAGAGGCGCAGCCTCAGGGGCAGCTTCTGACTTACCACGGACATCACCTTCAGCCCGCTTAGCAGCCCTCTCAATCTGCTTTCTACCTATCTGCTTAGAAGGCTGCCCGGCATCAAGCTTCTTGAGCTTACCTGGGTCAGGCGCTTTGGTAGAAGCGCTCTTCACCGGAGCAGCCACACTACCACTCTCTACAGAACTTGCAGACTTTTCGGCATCATCATCTGATTTCTTTGCGGTAGGAGCCACCTTTTTGCTTTTGGAAGTTGGCTCTGCCAGCGGCGCAACGGCGGAGGGCTTCTTTTTGCCTGCAGAAGGCGCAGCACCACTACCTACAGGTATAGGTGCAGCCCTAACCGAGCCGCCGCCATCAGATTTTTTGGCACTTTCCCCTTTCAAAACCTTTTTATCATCGCCACGCTTGTCAGTGGAGCCAGCCGCGTCAGACAGCTTTTTCTTGGTCTCCTGAAGATGCTTAGCAGCGGCCTTCTTGCCAGCTGAGACAGATTTATTATCATTAGCCGAAGAAGCGCCACCTTTCTTCTCCTCCTTGTTTGAACCCGCAGAAACGGCACCTACACCACCATTGGCGTCAGGTCCGGCCGTAGCAGTAGCAGGGGGGTTAACATTACTCACAGAAACCTTCCCGCCTGAGCTAATACCAGCAGCGGGGGAGCTGGATGCGCCACCACTTTGAGCCGCCGACTTAGCGCCAGGAAGAGCAGCCTTCTCAGATTGGGTAGACACACGCTTCTTGCGCCCACTGGTAGGAGTGCGCGCTTCCAACTCTTCAGGCGCCTCATTCCTAAGTTTCAGATCCACGTCCAAAAACCTCGCACCTTCAACCCGGGCAAGATCCATTCCTTCCTTGTTTATCATGCCCTTACCGCCGCTTTCCACCCTATCCAGGGGAACCGCACCATACTCACGCAACTTTTCCACGACATCACGCTTCTGGATACCAGAACGGCCACTAATGCGCCTATCAGAGGCCCCTTTCCCCTCTGTGCGCAACTCCCGCGTACCAGAGCCAACATCCGCCAGGATGTCTTCCCTGCGCTGCTTGTACACCTCATAGGACTGGGCAAAGCCCTCATCCTCATCAAAGAGGTCCCCTCCTGGATTATATGGGGGAACGTAGTTCCTACTCATCTCAAATACGTACTTTTCACCACACGAAGTTACAAACAGCGCCAAACCCAACAAAGAAATCACTAACCTTGACATGGAACCAACCGATGAAGTTAACACAACATACCACGCACTAGACACACTCACCACGCCAGACACGCGAGACACCCACAGGCAAGCAACGCACGCTGCCCACTATACCCACGTAGGAACGCACCCACGCGCATTACATACATTATTACTCGCGGCAGCACAACATTTATCACACAAAAAGCATGCAAGCTCGTACTGTTATTGAATCAATTCAGAAACTTTTAGTGTATCTATAATCTCCCTAACTCTAGTTCTGCATATTAGGTCATATTCGCTCACTTCCGAGATGGAGTTTACCTCACAATATGCGAGCTTGTCCATAGCATTCATAATAATGTTGGTTATATCCAAAAATGCAATCTCGGAATTTAAGAAGGCTTCCACTGCAACCTCATTCGCAGCATTGAGCATTATGCCCGCAGCGCGCGGCTTGGATGAGCAAAGCGCTTCAAATCCAAAATTCAGTGCGGGAAAACGCTCGAGGTCGGGCTCCATGAACGTTAGCCTACCATAAGACGCCAGATCGAGAGTGCTGCTGCATACGGTTGCCCGCTGAGGCCAGTACAGCGCGTGTAGTGTGGGTATGCTCATGTCTGGTATAGACATGAGGGAAATGGATGTTCCGTTTGGATACGCAGCCACAGCGTGCACCACAGACTCTGGGTGTACTATTACGTCAATCTTGTCTGGATCAAGCGAAAAAAGGTAGTGCGCTTCTATGACCTCCAATGCCTTGTTAACCATAGTGGCGCTATCAACTGAGATTTTGCGCCCCATCTTCCACACAGGATGCATAAGAGCATCGTTAGGTGTCACAGTTTGCATCTGCTCTCTGGTCCACCGCAAAAACGGCCCACCAGAAGCTGTTAACGTAACCCTATCGACGCACCTGTCATGAGCTAGTATTTGGAACACAGCATTGTGTTCGGAATCTATAGGAACGATATTGACGCCCATTTGCTTGGACGCATTGACGAGTAAGTCACCCCCGCAGACCACGCTTTCTTTATTCGCCAAAGCAATTGACTTCACACCCGATTCTATTAGACGTATTACTGGGTGCAAAGCAGCTATACCTGTTATGGCCATTACCGCACTGTCCACACTCTGAGACGCCGCATCCATGACACCGGTGGTACCCGCCCCTACTTCGACATCTGTATCACAAAGCAACTCCCGCAGCGTCCCATACGCGTCATCTTCGGCTATAACGGCCATGTCTGAGCCCAAAAGCCTCGCTTGCGACGCCAATAGGTGTGCATCCTGCCCAGCAACCAAGGCTACAACTTCAAAGTCATCAGGATTGTCGCGCAAAATCTGAACTGCCTTCTGTCCTATGCACCCAGTCGAACCAAATACAGAGACTCTCTTACGACCCATGTGAAACACCCAACCTTTCGACCTAAGTGTGCCCCACGAGAACCCACACTAGGCCCTGGAACAGGATATCAAAATACTGGGCCAAAAACAAGGCAGCGACGCTCAACAATGTACAAACAACGGCAACAGCGGTCAGGCCCAAGCGACGCGGAAGCGCTGGATGCTCGGCACCTCTTGCCGGTTGGTCAAAGTACACCACCCTAGCAATGCGAAAACAGTAAAAGCATGGCACAGCCCCGACTGCACACGCGAACAGAACATACGGGAAAGCCACAACCGCCGGGATGTCTGACATCACAATGGACTTGAGTAAAAAATATTTGGGCCAACATCCCACAAACGGAGGAAACCCCGCAGTCGAAATCATAGAGGTAACCAACGAAAAAGCCACAAACGGGTTGTTGCGGTACATACCGGCGAGGTCTGCTAATTCAAATCCTTCATCATCATACCTGAGGAGCACAGAAAAAATCCATGCGTTGATTACCAAACTTGTCAACACGTAGTGCGATATGACACATGAAGATGTGCCGTGCAGGGCAACTACCGGCAGCACATACCCAAGTTGCCCTATGTTGGAATATGCAAGCAGCCTTTTGATGTTGCTCTGCCGTAAAGCACCGAGCTCTCCAATGATTGCAGATAACCCAGAAACGAAAATAATCCCGAATAAAATGCTCTGTTGCAGTATACCATTCTCCCCAATAATTCGGGCAAGTAGCAAGATCGCCGTAGATTTTGTCACTATAAAAAAGAACGCCATAGCCGCCATGGGAGAGCCGTGATAAGTATCCACAGCCCACATGTGAAAGGGCGCCACAGCAAGCTTGAAGAGCACACCCACCAATATGAACGCGCACCCTAAAGTGGCCCCCAGCGAAGCGCGCCCCTCAAGAATCTCCCGCATCACACCGCATTCTAACCCCGTGGAGTATCCGTACACTAATGAGATTCCATAAAGCATGATGCAAGAAGAAAGAGCGCTCAGAATGAAGAACTTAAGCGCGGACTCAGACGCGCGTTCCGAACCGCGATTAAAGCACACCAGAACACAAGATGACAGGCTATTTAGCTCAAGCGAAATGTACAAAGAAAGAAAATGGCCTGCCTGCACCAAGGTCATGGCACCCAGAGCCGCAAACAGCATAACTACAGAAAATTCGTAGCGCACCTCTCTTTTTGCACACAAAAACAGCAGGGAGACCACAAACCCCGCAATACCCACAAAAATTCTGGATACGCAGGTGTACTGAGTATGTAACACGAGGCCGCTAAATAGGTGAACGTCTTCAGCAACGTGATGGGCAACACCCGACCACCAAGAGAGAACAACCACCACGCCCATAGAAATCGCCGATAGCCTATGTATCCAGCGTGCATCTACCACCATACCCAACAGAAGGACAACCATTGCTGAGCCCAGAAGATAAAGCTCGGGCAGCATGTACAGTAGATCTCTCCAGCACATACTCAGCCCCAGGAAGGTTGAAGTTTATGTAGAGGCACCAATAAATGCTCTACGGCAGGCTTTAACATGGTAAGCAATGGCGCAGGAAAGACACCAAGCACCAACACAAGTATGGCTAGGGCCGCTAAAATGGCAAATTCTCCAATGTTGATGTCATCAAACTTGCCAGAACCCGCAGGAGCGGACCCCCAAACAACCTCCTTACACAGACGCAGCATATACGCAGCGCTTAGTACCATGCCTACAGCAAAACAGATAACCATTGGCCCAAAGGCCTTAAAAACTCCAAGCATTGATAAAAACTCCCCCATAAACCCGGAAGTACCCGGAATTCCCGCAGAAGCCATGCTGAAGAACACTATCATCGCGGAAAGCCTTGGCATCTTCGATGCCAATCCACTACACTCAGACATCTCCATGGTCCCCGTTCTGCTATATATCATACCAACACACAGAAACAGCGCAGCAGATATCAGGCCATGACTTAGCATCTGATAGACCGCCCCCAGCATCCCGGCCTCATTCAAGGAAAACATCCCAGCAGCAACAAAGCTCATATGAGCAACAGAGGAATATGCCACGAGCATCTTCATATTGCGTTGCGCAAACGCCGTTAAAGATGCATAGATCAACGACACCGCACTCAAGCAGATTACAAATTTCGCAAAATGGGCACTAGCCGTTGGCAACATTTGGATGCAAAATCTCAAAAGCCCATACCCACCAAGTTTGATCAGTAACCCTGCAAGCAGCACGGATCCAGCTGTTGGCGCCTGCACATGCGCGCTCGGTAGCCATGTATGGCAAGGAACCACCGGAAGTTTGACGGCAAACACAATGAAACACAAAATCCAAAAGTACACTTGCCAGTGGAAGTGTACATTCGTCGCCAGCCCAACGGCAGTATCATCGAATGACGAGGAAGTTGCGTTGGCAACAGCATCAATACACGCCACAGCAGCCAAAAATCCGACCGAAGCTGTAGCCGTGTATATAAGAAACTTAAACGCGGCACCTACTTTATCACCATGACCCCAAAACCCGATCATGAAAAACATCGGGACCAATGAAGCTTCAAAGAAAATAAAAAACATTAAGATGTCATGTGTGCAGAAAACTGCAATCACAAGACTCTCTAACAAAAGCAACAACGCGAAAAAAGAAGGAACGGTCGGCGCCCCGCCCGGACTAAACACACAAAAAAGTGAACATACAAGAAACAGGAAAGAGGACAGCACCGTCAATGGTATGGACAGCGTATCCATAGAAAAAATCTGCCCTACCCATAAATGGGAATCTGTCTCCCCAGCGAAATCACCCCCTTGCACCAGCGGTATAACGCTTACACAAAACACTGCCAGCGTGACAACCACGGCGGCTGGACCTACAGCCCTGGACATAGCACCGCGCGAAAACGCCGCCAGACAAGACCCCAACGCCGGTATTAGGATCATCAGAAGAATCACCGTATCATAAAACCATATACCACCAACAGTGTAGTAGCTACCACCCCGGACAACATGACAAGAGCATAATCAAACGCGCGCCCGCTCTGCACCTTGACACTATATCTGGCGCATGTGCTCACCGCCTCAGTAATACCACCTAAGAGGAAATAATCAATCACTTTTTGGTCTACAACGACCCGAAAGGTCGTGGCTATTCTGCCCATTGGACGTACTAGCGTCAGGTCATACAGCTCATCAAAATAGAATTTGTTCTTCAAAACCGTATGGACCAGCCTTGCAAGCTTGTCCGGGAAGGCAATAACACGCAACCTGTTGTGGTAGGCTAGGTACAACAACGCACCAGCGACACCCAATATTGCGGGAAGCAGGGAGAGCAGCAGCCCGATGTCTTCATGTGCGTGCACTTTTAGGCTTCCACCCCAAAATTCACTTCCAGTAATGCCCCAAAAGCTCTTGAGCAACATGCCGGAAACCACTGCCCCAACTGCTAGTACAAGCAGCGGGAACAGCATAATGCCACTGGATTCATGTATAGACGAAATTCGCTTTGTAGAAGGATTGTGAAACACCTTGAGCATGAGCCTACACGAATACACGGAAGTAAGACAGGCAACCAAATTCGTCACCGCAAATCCAACGCTGCTGGCACTGCTACTTTCAATGATCAGCTCCTTGGAATAAAACCCAGCAAAAGGAAACACACCCATGAGGGACAGGGAGCCTATCCACATCAGCGCGTAGGTTAACGGTATATCACGCCAGCAATTCTTGCTCATATGTGTAATCCTCTGCTCACCAGCATTAGAGTGAATTACGTTACCAGCAGCAAGGAATAGTAGAGACTTGAAAAGCGCGTGTGTCGCCAAGTGAAAAATCGCCAAGTGGTAGTTGGCGGTTCCACATGCCACAAACATGTAACCCAGCTGACTGCAAGTGGAATAGGCTATTATCTTCTTGATGTCTTCCTGCACAATTGCAACTAGCGCCGCAACCAGGCACGTCGCCAGCCCAATCACTAGCACAACGTCCAGAGCGGCTTGTGATAGCTCAAAAATTGGCGAGCAACGCGCAATTAAAAACACACCTGCTGTCACCATGGTGGCTGCATGTATGAGTGCAGATGCAGGAGTGGGGCCCTCCATGGCATCCGGAAGCCAAGTGTGGAGGCCGAGCTGGGCGGACTTTCCCATACACCCAAGAAATAGTAATATGCATGCAATGCTTACAATCTGTGTTTGGTATCCAAGCACGCTCACGGTGCCGAAACCTTCCCCGTTTGAAATCTGCTCGAAAATTTCATCGAAACTCAAAGAGCGAAATACGTAAAAAATGGCCAACATACCACACAGAAAAAACAGATCCCCTACTCTGTTCACAACAAACGCTTTCATCGCAGATCTGTTTGCTGCATCTTTTTTGAACCAAAACCCTATAAGTAAGTAAGAGCATAGCCCAACACCCTCCCAGCCAAAAAA
This genomic window contains:
- a CDS encoding NADH-quinone oxidoreductase subunit M; translation: MILLMILIPALGSCLAAFSRGAMSRAVGPAAVVVTLAVFCVSVIPLVQGGDFAGETDSHLWVGQIFSMDTLSIPLTVLSSFLFLVCSLFCVFSPGGAPTVPSFFALLLLLESLVIAVFCTHDILMFFIFFEASLVPMFFMIGFWGHGDKVGAAFKFLIYTATASVGFLAAVACIDAVANATSSSFDDTAVGLATNVHFHWQVYFWILCFIVFAVKLPVVPCHTWLPSAHVQAPTAGSVLLAGLLIKLGGYGLLRFCIQMLPTASAHFAKFVICLSAVSLIYASLTAFAQRNMKMLVAYSSVAHMSFVAAGMFSLNEAGMLGAVYQMLSHGLISAALFLCVGMIYSRTGTMEMSECSGLASKMPRLSAMIVFFSMASAGIPGTSGFMGEFLSMLGVFKAFGPMVICFAVGMVLSAAYMLRLCKEVVWGSAPAGSGKFDDINIGEFAILAALAILVLVLGVFPAPLLTMLKPAVEHLLVPLHKLQPSWG
- a CDS encoding NADH-quinone oxidoreductase subunit N, which gives rise to MCWRDLLYMLPELYLLGSAMVVLLLGMVVDARWIHRLSAISMGVVVVLSWWSGVAHHVAEDVHLFSGLVLHTQYTCVSRIFVGIAGFVVSLLFLCAKREVRYEFSVVMLFAALGAMTLVQAGHFLSLYISLELNSLSSCVLVCFNRGSERASESALKFFILSALSSCIMLYGISLVYGYSTGLECGVMREILEGRASLGATLGCAFILVGVLFKLAVAPFHMWAVDTYHGSPMAAMAFFFIVTKSTAILLLARIIGENGILQQSILFGIIFVSGLSAIIGELGALRQSNIKRLLAYSNIGQLGYVLPVVALHGTSSCVISHYVLTSLVINAWIFSVLLRYDDEGFELADLAGMYRNNPFVAFSLVTSMISTAGFPPFVGCWPKYFLLKSIVMSDIPAVVAFPYVLFACAVGAVPCFYCFRIARVVYFDQPARGAEHPALPRRLGLTAVAVVCTLLSVAALFLAQYFDILFQGLVWVLVGHT
- the dxr gene encoding 1-deoxy-D-xylulose-5-phosphate reductoisomerase, which gives rise to MGRKRVSVFGSTGCIGQKAVQILRDNPDDFEVVALVAGQDAHLLASQARLLGSDMAVIAEDDAYGTLRELLCDTDVEVGAGTTGVMDAASQSVDSAVMAITGIAALHPVIRLIESGVKSIALANKESVVCGGDLLVNASKQMGVNIVPIDSEHNAVFQILAHDRCVDRVTLTASGGPFLRWTREQMQTVTPNDALMHPVWKMGRKISVDSATMVNKALEVIEAHYLFSLDPDKIDVIVHPESVVHAVAAYPNGTSISLMSIPDMSIPTLHALYWPQRATVCSSTLDLASYGRLTFMEPDLERFPALNFGFEALCSSKPRAAGIMLNAANEVAVEAFLNSEIAFLDITNIIMNAMDKLAYCEVNSISEVSEYDLICRTRVREIIDTLKVSELIQ
- the nuoL gene encoding NADH-quinone oxidoreductase subunit L, translating into MFSVEFLCVTLPLIGAIIGQAMGRSRLLSAGIISSCVFCSAVLSWYLFLTLQQRYSVGVMPWFQIGDMAIAWSICIDKLSAIMLVVVTTVSLMVHLYSIGYMSGDSGGIRFLAYLSVFTFFMMVLVTSGNFVQLFFGWEGVGLCSYLLIGFWFKKDAANRSAMKAFVVNRVGDLFFLCGMLAIFYVFRSLSFDEIFEQISNGEGFGTVSVLGYQTQIVSIACILLFLGCMGKSAQLGLHTWLPDAMEGPTPASALIHAATMVTAGVFLIARCSPIFELSQAALDVVLVIGLATCLVAALVAIVQEDIKKIIAYSTCSQLGYMFVACGTANYHLAIFHLATHALFKSLLFLAAGNVIHSNAGEQRITHMSKNCWRDIPLTYALMWIGSLSLMGVFPFAGFYSKELIIESSSASSVGFAVTNLVACLTSVYSCRLMLKVFHNPSTKRISSIHESSGIMLFPLLVLAVGAVVSGMLLKSFWGITGSEFWGGSLKVHAHEDIGLLLSLLPAILGVAGALLYLAYHNRLRVIAFPDKLARLVHTVLKNKFYFDELYDLTLVRPMGRIATTFRVVVDQKVIDYFLLGGITEAVSTCARYSVKVQSGRAFDYALVMLSGVVATTLLVVYGFMIR